ATTGTCGACGAAGAAGGAGATTATTCGACACCAGCTAGTAAGTATATTTGTCTTTAACTTTACTTTAACatgcttataattaaaatataagtacggtattctttattaatgttgttgattttcatatttttatattttaattcaagcaTAAAGAATGTTTAAATCAATCAATCTCACTTGCAGCTCGAGACTACGAAATAGTCCGAAACCAAGTGGAACTAGGTGAAATTATAGGAGAGGGTCAATTTGGTAACGTTCACAAAGGCTCGTATAAGGGAAGAGACGGTCAAACCATCGCCGTGGCTGTCAAGACTTGCAAGGTTGACGCGGATCTCGCTACTGCTGAGAAATTCCTCGAAGAAGCTtgtacgaaaaatatataattatatattcgttattagtaaaatatgaaGAGAGACATAATAAACAGTATATACAGTTTTTCGATATGCTCAGAACGATAAtcaaattatagatattatgcAACAATTTGAGCATCCGCACATCATCAGACTGATCGGAGTCTGTTCGGAGGCGCCGATTTGGCTCGTGATGGAGTTAGCTAGACTCGGAGAAATGCGTGCTTATTTACAATCTAATAAACATCGTCTGGACCTTGCCACACTTTTGTTGTATACTTTCCAATTGAGCACTGCCCTGTCATACCTCGAAAGCAAGAAATTTGTGCACAGGTACTAACGACCAAGTTCATTTGTTATTCTATATTTCGGATATTAACTTAACATTTCCATGATTTTGTTGTAGAGATATCGCTGCAAGAAATGTGTTGGTTTCGTCGCATAATTGTGTCAAGTTGGCAGATTTCGGCCTCAGTAGGTGGGTGGAAGATCAGAGTTATTATACCGCAAGCAAATGTAAACTGCCAATTAAATGGATGGCACCGGAAAGCATAAACTTTCGAAGATTTACGACTTCGTCCGACGTTTGGATGTTTGGTTAGCATTTACAAAGATTAATCATGTTTTCTAAAAACTGGGTTTGTCTCCTCTTTTAAAAGATTGCTCAAGTGAAACTTGATTGTCGTTCTAGGTGTATGTATGTGGGAGATTTTAATGTTAGGCGTTAAACCATTCCaaggtgtaaaaaataatgaagtgATACGTAAATTGGAAAATGGAGAACGACTCGCGCTTCCCAATCACTGCCCGCCACGGTTGTACTCCTTAATGTCTCTATGTTGGAGTTACGAACCCAGCAAGAGACCgacttttaaagaaattagagAAACTTTACAGTAAGTATTTCAAATGTTTGTAAACTTTAAGCATCCTTTTTAAGAGAGAAGTGATATTATTACATgttatattgcatattttattaaataattatagtgaGATCTTAATAGAAGAGAAACATCAGCAACAGGAAACAATGAGACGAGAGAACAGAAGGGTACAAGCCATGTCTTGGGGTACGTCGTCTATAATAACGATATACATGCCTTTTTTTGCAAACATACAACTTGTAATGACAAACATATTATTcgcgattatatatgtatataaaatattctattttataggTGCAGACGATGTGCCACCACCAAAACCTTCCCGACAACCGCAGAACACGACGGAGCAGTCGCAGTCGCAGTCGCAGTTGTCCGCAGCGCCGGTATCCACGTACATCGTGGCACAGAGTCCCGAAGTTCTCGCGCAACTTCTCAAGGACAACCAAGCCAGAGGGGTATGTCCCTCCGTGTACACGACTCCCGCATCCCCCTTCAACACCCTGGCGGTGCAGTTTCAGGATGAGGATCAAATTCTGACCACCTCTCTCGTGTCCTCCGATTTGTCCTTCTTCGATCCCGCGCTCTCCGAACCACCGTCCATTGTCACGCACGACACTACCCAATCGGGCGGCGACTCTACCCTGTCCGACACCAATCTAGATTCCCTCGATTCCTCCCTTGATAACGCTCCCCTCATGTCGAGCCTGAGCATTTCAGAAACGGCACCGCAGACGCAGTCGCCCGCCGCCAACCGAAAGCAGCAGAAGGTTAAAGAGATGCAAAACTTGTATGCGGTTAGCTCAAAGGTGGTCGGTAGCGTCACGGGGGACCTGTATTCCCCCGTGCAGAAATTTGCCGCGTCCAGCGCGACGCCTCCGCCGTCATCCGCGGCCGCGTCAGTCGCGGTCGCGGGCAACACCTGCGGCGAGATATACGGACCGGTCGCTAGTTTCACCCAGAGCTCGGCTATCGTTGGTAATCTCAGTCAAAGCGCTAGCATAGTAGGTGGTAATTACGGTGAGAATTCTGGGAATTTTGGTCCCAGTAGTTTGGGCAGCAGTATTATAATACCGAATAGTAGTAGTCAGGCGCAGTTTGTCACGCATGCTCAGCCGATTAATTACGGTAATTTTGCGCCTAGTAATAGTATGAATCAAGTATTTGGTGGTGGTCAGTCTACGAATCCGAATGCGAGCGGCGTGCAGAATGCTGCTGGTAGTAGCGGTAatggtggtggtggtagtAGCATTGTTGTTTACCCTCGTAATATCAGCTCGACAAATGTAACTACTACTGGTTCGACGTCGAACGCGGAGTGTTTGTACGGTCCGGTTCTCAAGTTTCGCGCGCAGAACGCCCAGCCTCAAACGTCCGCGACCGAGTCCGTTGGTGTAACAGTTGGAAATAATTACGGTCAGGCCGTAAGAAATAACTTGATAGCGCAGAATCTACAGTCGCAACAGCCGATATATCCGCAAAACTATCCGCATCAGCAAATCTATTCGAATATCACTCAGCCAGGACAGCAGGCTATGTATCTGCCACAAATGCAACACGTGCAAAATATTGCACGACAGAACGCTGTACCGCAGGTTGTATCATATGCGGCGATACAACACTCGAATCAGCAATCTCATCAGTTGAGTGGCGCCAATCCCATTTACACGGCCCACGCTACGTCCGTGTCGTTGGTTCAAGCGCAGAAGGTACACGTACCGAATTATGTTCAAGCACAGCCATCAGCAGGGATCAGCGGCCAATCAACGACCTGTCAAGCAACGAATCAGTCAGCAAATATTGGAATAATTCAGGCTTCTTCTGTTCCATCGCATTTTATCGTATCATCTTCTGTAACTCAGCAGAATATCCATCCGATTTCATCTACCTATGTGGTGGATCAACCGAATTCCCTTGGTCCGATAGATCATATTCAAGTGCACGCTACGCTTGCTGGCAATATATCAACGATGAGTGGTGTCCATCAACAAGTAACGCAGCTAGGGCAAACAGTTAGCGGCGTCGTAAAGGCGGTAAACGTACCGCAAATGGCGTCAGGCGTCGCCAAGATCACCACATTCGTGACATCGCAAAAGCAAGACGAACAGTTGACGAGCTCGACAGACGGCACTCTCTCCGGTTCTTTGATCTCTTCCGCTGTCAGTGACAGTACCATGTCGTCTAGCAGCTCGATGACAGAGGAGGCACAACAAGATCAGGTTTGACCCCATGCCTCCTCTaggaatgtaaaaaaaaaacgcaactTCTGTATTTACAACGTCACGTATTGTTTTGGTTTTTATCTGGTCTGTGCAACACTTCCACAACGCACTTCTTCTATACTTCTTcagttataatgtatatgttatatgcTTCTCTAGTAAAATATGTACGCACGGGATAAATAggaattttctattttgttgCGATACGATcaaagagatttatttttagcgGAAATCTTGACTCGCTGTTCCAATAGGCTAATCATTTTTGCATGAATGGATGTCACTGATGTCATTGCTACAGTAATCACTTAAACTGCATGTAGCGAACACGAATGCATTACTtctgttttaaatttcttttgcatCTCGAGAAATATATgcatctctttaatttttactgtacatatttgtatattatcgGAACACAATTGTAACATAAATCTTGTTACCAAATATCCcaacttaaattatattaatttatgacaaatatcaaataaaaatggattaGATTTCTCTAACACAATATCCATTTTATCGTTTTAGAGGAACGCGCACTCGCAGTTGTTCGAGAATCCAATCGATAACATCAACAGTGGCGTTGATGATGAACAAAAGTTACTGGAACAACGGTTGTTGGAGCAGCAACGACAGTCTGAAGAAGATAGTCGTTGGCTTGCGAGAGAAGAGGTATGTTGAATCTCgcttatatagaaatatttgttgttagttcaagttattaaattttattttcattatataatagaaacgCTTATCGATTGCAACGAGTGGTGATGAAAGTGCTAGTCCGCCAGTTCCACGATCAGTTACTCAATCACCAAGTCATGAACCGCATTCCACCAATACTGGCTCTCTTGGCTCAGACAAGAGTTCTGATAAAGTAATTGTAGTAAAGGTAAAGTTCATGTAGatatttatcgttttattatcaatgtatataatctgtatgtttattacaatataatcgaatctattttacagaaaatggAGCCTACACCTACTGCAGATTTAGACAGAACTAATGATAAAGTATATGATTGTACAACAAGCGTCGTACGTGCAGTTATGTCATTATCACAAGGTGAGAATGTAatgatagataatatatatgacagCTAAATGGCacaatgttgtaaaaaaatcatataagttattttattttactataagaaaaataaaacgaatatGTTGTAAATTACAGGTGTTCAACAGAGCAAGGCTGATCAGTATTTAGAACTAGTACGTAGAGTAGGTATCGAATTAAGAGCATTATTATCCTCTGTGGACGTTCTTGTAGAAATATTGCCAATATCCGCGCATCGTGAAGTGGAGATGGCGCATAAGGTATTAAGTAAAGATATGGCAGAACTGGTGACAGCTATGAAACTGGCACAAAATTACAGTGCCACTACATTAGACGCCGAATATCGGAAGTaagtatagttttttttattattatctacatctgcagatatatatatatatatatatatatatatatatatatatatatatatatataataaaagattctatGAGagttaattatgatttttctctttcacagAGGAATGCTTTCTGCAGCTCATATCTTAGCAATGGACGCAAAGAATCTCTTAGATGTGATCGATTCCATCCGTATTCGTTATCCATATGTGGATAATCAGATTTGCCAGAAGCAGAGCGACGTTATTAATAGGACACGAGAATCCACGCCCGAAAATCGTATTCGCTCGAGCCAATCCGGCGAACAATTCTTAAGAAGAAGTCAGTCAAGTGAACGACAGGGAACGATCTTCAGACAAAGTCAAAGTGGTGATCTGTTGCATAGAATGGGTCAGTCTGTGGACCGATCTTCACCAgtgagttttatatatatatatatatatatatattaaaaatattatatatatataatagattttggAAAATAGCATTTTCAACAAATTTCCCATGCAATTGCGATGaaattacgtatataaaaatgataaaattaatacggtataaaaaaataagttcttGTTGTTTAGGGAAGTCAATCCGATCTCAACTCTGGCAGCAGTTTAGAAAGAAGACATAATATAGTAACTAACAGCCTTGAACGTAACTCAACAGCAAGGAGACAAATAGCTACTAATAGtctagaaagaaagagacctTCATTGACATGTAACGCTGCTGGGCCTATGAATAATTCCGTTAATTTGCCGCCCATGGTGCCAGTTGCTTGCAGTTTAGTACAGACTGTTAGTCCTGTCATACATCCAAGTCAGTCGGTTACAGCAAGCGTTAATCAGCAAACGGTATTTGCAACCAACAGTAAAACCACAAGTGAGACTCCGATAAATGACAGCTAACAACGAGGTGTCTTGAATTGAGGTAAATGATGTGAATGTGCGGCTTCCTCGTAAAAGTATATGCggattatcatttttttatatatcgattCCAGGACTATTTCGGATTATTGcttagtatgtatataaacagaTGACAGATCCTTCTATCAAGTTACCCGTGTATGTATCTACACGAATATTTCAGCGATGGGAGAAATCTAGTATTTGTGCTTTTTAGctctttttaacttttaaaaatatgcaagcATTTTATCTACGCGTACTTATAGATAGGACAGTATTCATTAGTTGTAATAGGATTAGTTAGTAGAATAGTTTATAGTTTAATAAGAGATTTAAGTCACAACTATATAATGAAATCACAACTCCAAAGCTTTAGGATTATCACGACATTTGTTATGCGATGACTGCATATACGAGGTGATGCATAGTTATGTTGCAAAAAAAGCTAGACAAGCATTTATTAACGCTAACATTATTAGATGGGCAAAAAATCTCGATTAATTCACACTATTCGCATTTATTTTAAGCATCGTGAGTTATAttcgtgaatgaaaaatttgttgatTTATTTGTATCATCTCGTAAACTgataatgtatacatacatacatataaatgtattttaggagtgtgtgtatgtatatatttataaatatttaaaatatatttaaaaacgtaaACATTATCTTCTCTCTTCAACCAATATTgcgcgaaaatataatttcttgtagGACATAATCTTACAATGTTGTTTTTAATACAAGTTCGTAATTTCATAGTCTATTTCCTACCTATAGGAATACTATGGGGAGtgattataatgtaaaaagagGGACTGAatgttatttctattaaataattatttaataattcataccAGTTTGCGACATTTATATATgcgaaatgttttataaaatgcaaaatccaTTTTTCAGCGACGAGTCAGTTCCTACGAGATATTTTTAGGAAGTTACATCTTTGCATATAAGAATACCATTAATAGCTCATCGGTGCAGTTTGCAACGGCaattatgtgcatatatatgtatggtgtatttacaaaattcgaaaatactttatggatataaaaaaagtattgcaTTTTTGCACATATCTTTATTGTGTTCCTGGGGGAACTCGATCTCACCTGCAAGGAATCTTGATATTCtgaaacattataataatcattgtaTTGTTACTCTCGTATTGTTACAATTGGCATGGATGTAAAATATTCGCAAAGATTTGTGAATTTGGTATCTTAAATGGTAtatgactttaaaaatttatgtgccAAGATGTGCTTATACGgtcgaaagagaaagaatacacacacacacaaatttatatatttcctgATAAAAAGGTTGCTTCCCAGGAACTCatgatgaatatttataattacttgaCGGCACTTTTCTATATTGTAAAAACATGAcacatttgtttaatttatattaaaagcatGTATAACGATGttcattatatttgaaaataggAGAactaatgttaattaaatcgcCAATTTGATCAACATTTTGTTAtgatgtacatttttttttttttttttttttttttttttttaagaaagttttttttatcacttttcttgcaaatattaaaattatttattatttattacgataATTTGTCTTTCATTCTCAATGCAGTATCGTAAgtcttaaatatttctttaaacgGATATTGTATCAAAGTAGTGTAGAAATTGCATTCtacaaaaatcaataaaaatattttctttatataaattccattttccaatttttttctatataatatttttataataatttgtacttttttgagatttctttcatcttcattcataagtaaatttattctatatttcatgcatcatatatttatataagttttattatgtttagCTCATGACgagattacaatttataaataatccacaattattcaatttactGCACTCCTGGGAAGAAtgttatattcaattatacttACTAATAACactaatgaaaattttaatttggcAAAATGCTTCTATAATAAAGTGGCGATTTTATAGTCAATaggataataaaagtttttggtcaataaaattaataattctctaaCATTATGTTCTCATTACATTATGATCTTTTGATGAATAAGATACAATATATACCGTCGATAATgtcattgttatattaataaaacaaagaagaatgataaaactaaaaaatcatatgtaatctcatttcattttaaaaatatttataaattgtgtaaATGTAACTATATGTATCACACATGATCACAAGCAAAATAAACCGCGTatgattttaacattatagaCAATTCAGAAAGATATTACcctaacattaatataattaccaTAACATTAATCAACAACATgtgtatctatatttattgcatgACAATTTGATGCATACCACAAATGTAATTACCGCAACATCTCACTTGCCATGTTTTGACCCATAATACTTTAATCCATTTTTTGTAGAACATCTagcatattttgttaaaagtgcATTAACATTCATTGTACCTTTTGTAAAACggctaaaaagaaataattacataagatTCAAAGTAATgagaagatatatattttttttcttacatgaTATAAGGTGTTATCTCTTCAACAGTCCATTTAACCTTTATTTGGAAAAGTTCATTAAGTCTATCATGGATGTTGTTGGGTAAATCAGCTTCTGGGCAAGAGACAACCTCTCTCTGCATTTTTGAGGCATTGTACGTTACAAGAGCAGATCCACATAAATACTCCTCTTTCGGGcgcatttctaaaaaaataaataagaaattacaaatttaagaCAGAGAAAGATGATTCTTCACaacaattgtaattttaagcttattaattttacatactttCAGGAGTACCAATGTTCCATGTTTCCATAAATTCTTTGTATTCTGTGACAGGAGAAGCAGCAAGAAGAATTTTTGCTATTGTTACACAACATTTCCTCTCATCATATCTGTAAAATTGCaactttagaaaattaattcttgctccttaaattaattgctacaaaatatatattaatatttcattaatgacATACATACTTGTACAATGGACTATTGTCACTTTTTGTCTTTGTGCTTATTTCTGTATATCTTTCAAATATGGCATTAAATACTGGCTCATAAATTAGTTCCTCTAGACATTCGAATGTATTCTCTTTATCTACTTCATCTAATTCCCAAGTCTGTTCTCCAAAATAATCCAACATAAGATTTAGACTTCTTGCTTCTATATCAAATGATATGAGCCGCAAATAGCCTTAAtacagaaacaaaaattttaatgaataatttgtatgaataaaaaaaatggccCAATATAACAGAATTATTACCGTCTATGTCAGCTATTAAGAAATCTGTTAAAGCCTGTTTCAATTCATAATCGCTGGCTTGTAACTCGCTTTGTAATCTTTCCCAACTGTATAATGTTTTTGGATCTATTACAGATTCATATTCTAATCCATTAAAAGATGACAAGTTAAGGAGAGTAGACAAATTTGCCAGATTAGGTTTGGTTTCTT
This sequence is a window from Anoplolepis gracilipes chromosome 10, ASM4749672v1, whole genome shotgun sequence. Protein-coding genes within it:
- the LOC140670081 gene encoding sister chromatid cohesion protein DCC1 isoform X2 — its product is MESVAEKKDVRTEEDVRQILELATIKESDLHSITQCLYPMQDHKIDDLMLLEVDKHIWEGLNEGDTVSFRGNKRDDAILCTKTRTYEIKEAEISNSWLLIPNLKLSKATSTEEVTERTVERRNIKKIFTSYYEVKETKPNLANLSTLLNLSSFNGLEYESVIDPKTLYSWERLQSELQASDYELKQALTDFLIADIDGYLRLISFDIEARSLNLMLDYFGEQTWELDEVDKENTFECLEELIYEPVFNAIFERYTEISTKTKSDNSPLYKYDERKCCVTIAKILLAASPVTEYKEFMETWNIGTPEKMRPKEEYLCGSALVTYNASKMQREVVSCPEADLPNNIHDRLNELFQIKVKWTVEEITPYIIISRFLAGEIEFPQEHNKDMCKNAILFLYP
- the LOC140670081 gene encoding sister chromatid cohesion protein DCC1 isoform X1; translation: MESVAEKKDVRTEEDVRQILELATIKESDLHSITQCLYPMQDHKIDDLMLLEVDKHIWEGLNEGDTVSFRGNKRDDAILCTKTRTYEIKEAEISNSWLLIPNLKLSKATSTEEVTERTVERRNIKKIFTSYYEVKETKPNLANLSTLLNLSSFNGLEYESVIDPKTLYSWERLQSELQASDYELKQALTDFLIADIDGYLRLISFDIEARSLNLMLDYFGEQTWELDEVDKENTFECLEELIYEPVFNAIFERYTEISTKTKSDNSPLYKYDERKCCVTIAKILLAASPVTEYKEFMETWNIGTPEKMRPKEEYLCGSALVTYNASKMQREVVSCPEADLPNNIHDRLNELFQIKVKWTVEEITPYIIRFTKGTMNVNALLTKYARCSTKNGLKYYGSKHGK